Within the Pseudomonadota bacterium genome, the region CACTCCGATCCAGACTGCCCGCTCCGCTCTGGCTGCTAGACTGCCATCAATGCCCAGCAGAGACTCCCTCCATGCCCTCGTCGATGACCTCGCCGAGCAAGAGCTTGTGGCAGCCAAACGCTACCTTCATATAGGTAACGCCTGGCGCCAACGGCCATCGCCGTATGAAAGCGTGCGCGGCGGGAACAGCGGCGGTTTTGCGAACGACAAACCCTTAGCGGTTGCGGCGGCAAGGTGAGTAAGATGAGGCATGTGTTCTTTTTGACTGGTCTCCTCGTATGCAATTCGACCTATGCTCAGATAAGTGTCGATGATTTCAATGGATTTAACTGGGCCGATCGGCGGGATAATTTCGTAGACGGTATAATTGAGGTGTCAGGGATGAACGGTGGCATTACTGACGTGGAAATCGACGCCCTCGCCGACCGCGTATGCAGTGCATTCAAAACGATAGGGCGCGGGAACACGGTAAGGTTCCCCGTAAACGCCGCGACCGTGTCGAACGTCTCATGGTGGACTAAGTACAAGCGCCTCATCGACAGGGTCATCGGTGTGCACGGCATGAAGGTCATCCTGGCCTATTGGGAGGCGAGCAACTCCAAGGACGGCCGCGTCGACAATTCCAATAACTGGAAGAAGATGTGGATGACGATCGACGCCGAATACGGCAACAATCCCATGGTCTACATGGAGCCCATGAACGAGCCGCACGGCTACAGTCGGAACGCTCTGCTTGATCTCTATCGGGACTTCCGGAGATTCATGACCAACCTCCCGGCCGAACGCACGATCTGTGACGGCACCGGGTACTCACAGAACGTTGCTGCGATCGGGGATGATCCGCGCGTGGCCGGCTGCCTGTTCAGTTTCCACCTGTACCACTGGTTCGGTTCCCAAACGGGTGAACAGGGCTGGACCGATAGGTTCAATCGGGGGGTCGGCAAATTCGCCTCGCGCACGATCGTGACTGAATGGGGATCGGAATGTACCCAGGGTCATGACTACAGCATGGCGAGCAGCGATAACAAGATCAGCTATATCCGGGCGATGTCAAGGAGGATCAACGAGCTGAAGATGGGGAGCGTCTATTGGCCCGGGATCCGTGACTACGACGATTGGTTCCGCATCTTCGATAGTAGTGCCAATCCCACTACGGTCACGAACCAGTCGATGCTGGAGCGGATTCATCTGTCGTTTGGTGACACGAGCAGCGCGGGCAGCGGTGGCTTCGGCGGCCATTCCGGGAGCGCGGGCGTTGGCGGGGGTGGTGTAGGCGGAGCCACCGGTGGCGCGGGACTGGGAGCTTCCGGGGTGGGGGGCGTGGCCGGCGTCACGGCGGCGGGCGGCGGACCTGCGGGGATGGGAAGCGCGGGAACAGCCGGTGGTGTGGCAGGCACGTTGGGCATGGCGGGCGTCGGGGGAGTAGCTGGGCTCGCCGGGGCAGCGGCCGGAACAGCCGGTGGTGCGGGTGCGGCCGGTAGCGACGCAGGCCTGCCGGCAGCAGGCGGTGCTGTGGCGCCGGACCCGGCTCCCCGCGCGAGCGCGGCGATACCTCAGGAGCAGGGTTGCGGTTGCAGCGTCCCGGGTGGAAGGGGCAGGAAGCCAGGGTGGCAGGCCTGGCTGCTTGCCGCGCTCGGTGCAGCGCTTGTGGTGCGGCGGCGGCGGAAACCGAAAGAAGTAAGAACAGGACGGCCGTTTTTGGGGATTGGCGGCGTCGCTTCGCTCAGGCGGCCCGCCTCCGCAATCGGACCTCGGCCTCCGCATCGGCCCTCGCCTTCGGCCTCGGGCTCGCTCCGACGATAACACCCCCGGGGACTACGGCCCGCGGTTCGTGCGTATCAGCTCACGACAGGCTCTGGGGCTGCACCACGTCGAGATGCCCCTGGCCGTTGCAGCGTGTGAAGCGCAGCCCGTAACGCTGCTCGAGCGTCGTGCGCATGGCGGGGGTGAGAAACCCAGGAGGCTTGGGACCCAACTGGATACCCTTGACACCCAGACTGAGCAGGGTGAGCAGCACGGCCACGGCTTTCTGTTCGAACCA harbors:
- a CDS encoding glycoside hydrolase family 5 protein — encoded protein: MSNVSWWTKYKRLIDRVIGVHGMKVILAYWEASNSKDGRVDNSNNWKKMWMTIDAEYGNNPMVYMEPMNEPHGYSRNALLDLYRDFRRFMTNLPAERTICDGTGYSQNVAAIGDDPRVAGCLFSFHLYHWFGSQTGEQGWTDRFNRGVGKFASRTIVTEWGSECTQGHDYSMASSDNKISYIRAMSRRINELKMGSVYWPGIRDYDDWFRIFDSSANPTTVTNQSMLERIHLSFGDTSSAGSGGFGGHSGSAGVGGGGVGGATGGAGLGASGVGGVAGVTAAGGGPAGMGSAGTAGGVAGTLGMAGVGGVAGLAGAAAGTAGGAGAAGSDAGLPAAGGAVAPDPAPRASAAIPQEQGCGCSVPGGRGRKPGWQAWLLAALGAALVVRRRRKPKEVRTGRPFLGIGGVASLRRPASAIGPRPPHRPSPSASGSLRR